The segment TCTTGTTACTTTTCAACTGAATTATTTTTAATTGTAAAAATTCCTTCAGCTTTTGAATTTGTGACACTAAAGATATAAGTTTGTTGGCCATATGCAAACCTTTCAGCTTATCTTTCCAAGCGCTTCTATCAGTTCCCTGTTCCCTTTATCTCGCACAATATCTCTGATAGTTCTGCCATTTTTATTTTTAATTTCTATGTCAGCTCCGGCCACCAGCAAAACTTTAAAAGCCTTAAGATTAGTCTGGTTATCTAACGCATAAAAAAGTGCGGTATAGCCATATTTATCTACCGCGTCAATATCCGCTCCGGCCTTGATCAGCCTGATCAAAGTACGTACTGCCAGATCGCTGTTTACAGATGCCGTGAACATCAACGCTGTGGTCCCGCTTTGACTTTGGGAGTACTTGTCACAACGAGGATCATTGAACAAGGCATTCAAAACTTCCTCTTTGCCTGCTTTTATTGAGACAAAAAAAGGAGTTAAACCTTCGTTGGTTTCGCAGTTAAGGTCAATCCTGGGATCGTTTATCAGGATTAATGCTTTTTTTTCAGCTGATCTGTTTATAGCGATTATTAATGCTGTTTCCCCATATTTGTTTTTGAAGTTTACGTCCAGGTCTTGTCTTTTTAAAAATTCCTTAACCACTTCAGTATCACTATGCAATACAGCCATCATCAGAGCTGTTGTACGAAAACCGAAACCGGTTTCAATTTCATTAATATTAACAGTTTTTTGTAAAACAAGTTTTATTAGCTCACTATCATTTTTATATCGATAATTCGAGTCACTCAAAACCATCATCAGCGGTATTTTGCCGCTCGTATCTTTACAGGTTAAGGAAACATTTTCTATCTGCAATACATGCATAGTGAGGTCCTTTTGATTTTTCTCTATTAAAATATGCGCGGTAGAAATACCCTGATTATTGGCTAAATTTATATCAGCCCCGGCCCTGATTAATAATTCCGCTATTGTCTTTATAGAGCGTACATATTCAGCGTCTCTGGCATATGGTATTGGGTCTAATAAACCGATAAGATGCATCAAAGCTGTATAGCCCTGACTTTCTTGTATATCAATACTAGCTTTTCTATCAAGAAGCAATCTGACTATTTCCTCTTTTCTGGCTCCTGCCGCGCAAATAAGCAAAGTTTTGCCTTCTTCATCCTGCATATCAATATCTTCACTGCCGGCCATGTCCAGTAATAGTTTAAACGTTTCAATATCATTCATTGCGTCTTTCAACAGTTGCATTAAAAAAACCCGTCGTTTTATGTCTTTAAAACCCAGTATTCTGAAGCTGTTGGCCAGTTTCTTAAAAATCTCCGGTTTGTTTTGAGGGTTGAGATTACTTAAACATGAATAAACTGATTTTATTGCTTTTGACTTTTCATCATCAGCGTTTACCTGTGGGGC is part of the Candidatus Margulisiibacteriota bacterium genome and harbors:
- a CDS encoding ankyrin repeat domain-containing protein, encoding MKKKIIAAMDIEKKEIQQKTDFLRQKLEYMKLKGKNIFTDCDAEQLLDTMCELNEKGINLLKEFAVLEGLNDLTSKRAPQVNADDEKSKAIKSVYSCLSNLNPQNKPEIFKKLANSFRILGFKDIKRRVFLMQLLKDAMNDIETFKLLLDMAGSEDIDMQDEEGKTLLICAAGARKEEIVRLLLDRKASIDIQESQGYTALMHLIGLLDPIPYARDAEYVRSIKTIAELLIRAGADINLANNQGISTAHILIEKNQKDLTMHVLQIENVSLTCKDTSGKIPLMMVLSDSNYRYKNDSELIKLVLQKTVNINEIETGFGFRTTALMMAVLHSDTEVVKEFLKRQDLDVNFKNKYGETALIIAINRSAEKKALILINDPRIDLNCETNEGLTPFFVSIKAGKEEVLNALFNDPRCDKYSQSQSGTTALMFTASVNSDLAVRTLIRLIKAGADIDAVDKYGYTALFYALDNQTNLKAFKVLLVAGADIEIKNKNGRTIRDIVRDKGNRELIEALGKIS